In one window of Candidatus Eisenbacteria bacterium DNA:
- a CDS encoding arginine repressor, which yields MSRNRRITLLTQLLSDRRFSSQDELGRALTRAGIEVTQATLSRDLKSLRAIRRPDAEGRPIYELPGPAIEQLDRDRQRLDLRNFINDSRVAQNLLVVRTPPGHANAVGRAIDLHGWDDVIGTVAGDDTVLVIAADSAGARRLKKQLEKVASDSGSGK from the coding sequence GTGTCCCGAAATCGCCGCATCACGCTGCTCACCCAGCTGCTGTCCGACCGTCGTTTCTCGAGTCAGGACGAGCTGGGTCGTGCGCTGACGCGCGCCGGCATCGAGGTGACGCAGGCGACGCTGTCCCGAGACTTGAAGAGCCTGCGCGCGATCCGCCGCCCGGATGCCGAGGGTCGCCCGATCTACGAGCTGCCGGGTCCCGCGATCGAACAACTCGATCGCGATCGCCAGCGCCTCGATCTTCGCAACTTCATCAACGATTCGCGGGTCGCGCAGAACCTGTTGGTCGTACGCACCCCACCCGGGCACGCGAACGCGGTCGGGCGTGCGATCGACCTGCACGGCTGGGACGACGTCATCGGCACCGTCGCAGGCGATGACACGGTGCTCGTGATCGCCGCGGACTCCGCAGGCGCGCGCCGCCTCAAGAAGCAGCTCGAAAAGGTCGCCTCGGACTCCGGGAGCGGCAAGTGA
- a CDS encoding N-acetyl-gamma-glutamyl-phosphate reductase, producing the protein MSATVPISHETVAAPLRPRPPAHARVAVLGASGYAGQEFARLAATHEGITLVALASREHAGRPAAEMLPGLDPRNGHWPQVCAPDSLAELAREGAFDTLVVALPHGAWRQLADAEPDLASLPLRVLDLSSDHRDGTHGYRYGLPEMARDAIAPATRVANPGCYPTAATLALLPIAERRLFAGPISITALSGVSGAGRSPNLRTSFVELEGGAAIYRAGTAHPHVAEMERNLHTIATTAHESGLAASRTAGARGAPPGRPTAATRLPRIPIGFVPQLAPMARGILLSATAPLATLVTPDDVHALYVRRFANETFVRVLDPGQWPETRLVRGSNRCDLAVSTLHDGRTLLVTAAIDNLVKGAAGQALQNLNLMLGWPEDWALPVHGTPW; encoded by the coding sequence GTGAGCGCCACCGTTCCGATCAGCCACGAAACCGTCGCCGCCCCGCTCAGGCCACGCCCCCCCGCGCATGCGCGGGTTGCGGTGCTCGGAGCGAGCGGCTATGCCGGCCAGGAGTTCGCGCGCCTCGCGGCGACGCACGAGGGCATCACGCTGGTCGCCCTCGCTTCGCGCGAGCACGCCGGCCGCCCGGCGGCGGAAATGCTGCCGGGGCTCGACCCGCGCAATGGCCACTGGCCTCAGGTCTGCGCACCCGACTCGCTCGCGGAACTGGCTCGCGAGGGCGCCTTCGACACACTGGTCGTTGCGTTGCCGCACGGCGCCTGGCGCCAGCTCGCCGATGCCGAACCCGACCTCGCATCGCTGCCTCTGCGGGTGCTCGACCTGTCCTCCGATCACCGCGACGGAACCCACGGCTACCGTTACGGACTCCCGGAGATGGCGCGCGACGCGATCGCACCCGCCACACGGGTCGCCAACCCCGGTTGCTATCCGACCGCGGCGACGCTCGCGCTGCTGCCGATCGCCGAGCGCCGGCTGTTCGCGGGACCGATCAGCATCACGGCGCTCTCGGGCGTGAGCGGCGCGGGCCGTTCGCCGAACCTTCGCACTTCGTTCGTCGAGCTCGAGGGCGGTGCCGCGATCTACCGGGCGGGAACCGCGCATCCGCATGTGGCCGAAATGGAGCGCAACCTGCACACCATCGCGACCACTGCGCATGAAAGTGGTCTTGCCGCCAGCCGGACTGCCGGCGCGCGTGGCGCACCGCCGGGCCGCCCGACCGCGGCCACGCGGCTGCCACGCATTCCGATCGGCTTCGTACCGCAGCTCGCCCCGATGGCGCGTGGCATCCTGCTCTCGGCCACCGCGCCGCTCGCGACGCTCGTCACCCCGGACGACGTTCACGCACTCTACGTCCGGCGCTTCGCGAACGAGACGTTCGTGCGGGTGCTCGACCCGGGTCAGTGGCCGGAGACCCGGCTGGTGCGCGGCTCCAACCGCTGCGATCTCGCCGTCAGCACGCTGCACGACGGGCGCACGCTGCTGGTGACCGCAGCGATCGACAATCTGGTCAAAGGCGCGGCCGGGCAGGCACTGCAGAATCTCAACCTGATGCTCGGGTGGCCCGAAGACTGGGCCTTACCGGTTCACGGCACGCCGTGGTGA
- the argB gene encoding acetylglutamate kinase codes for MTRNHFEAPGFARNTAHSAAPLVLKLGGRSLDAPAAFASFVLEVAAFARTHPLVLVHGGGAQVSAWSERLGLVPRFEGGLRVTDAETLEVVTAVLAGLSNKRLVAALRDAGSDAVGLSLLDGGLVPVARHADSATLGAVGTPIGVHTAWLSELLGGHRLPVIATLGAQHGELLNVNADDAAAAIAAALGADLVLLSDIAGLTIEGELRSSLDANQARALADHPQVSGGMRPKLLAAAHAVATGARSARIARWEDAGTLAALLGSQAPGTCIACAVPPLAHTAGLAR; via the coding sequence GTGACGCGGAACCACTTCGAGGCGCCGGGATTCGCGCGCAACACCGCACACAGCGCGGCGCCGCTGGTGCTCAAGCTCGGCGGTCGCTCGCTCGATGCGCCCGCGGCATTCGCCTCGTTCGTGCTCGAGGTCGCGGCGTTCGCGCGCACCCATCCGCTGGTGCTGGTGCACGGCGGCGGTGCCCAGGTCAGCGCATGGTCCGAGCGCCTCGGCCTCGTACCGCGTTTCGAGGGCGGCCTGCGCGTGACCGATGCCGAAACGCTCGAGGTCGTCACCGCGGTGCTGGCCGGACTCTCGAACAAACGCCTGGTCGCTGCATTGAGAGACGCCGGTTCCGACGCGGTCGGGCTCTCGCTGCTCGACGGCGGGCTGGTGCCGGTCGCGCGACATGCCGACTCGGCGACACTGGGGGCGGTCGGAACGCCGATCGGAGTCCATACCGCGTGGCTCTCCGAACTGCTCGGCGGCCACCGGCTGCCGGTGATCGCAACCCTCGGCGCCCAGCATGGTGAGCTGCTCAATGTGAACGCCGATGACGCCGCGGCCGCGATCGCCGCGGCGCTCGGCGCTGATCTGGTGCTGCTTTCGGACATCGCCGGGCTCACGATCGAGGGCGAGCTGCGAAGCAGCCTCGATGCGAACCAGGCCCGGGCACTCGCCGATCATCCCCAGGTCTCGGGAGGCATGCGCCCCAAGCTGCTCGCCGCCGCTCACGCGGTCGCGACCGGCGCGCGCTCGGCCCGCATCGCGCGCTGGGAAGACGCCGGCACGCTCGCGGCACTGCTCGGCTCGCAGGCTCCGGGCACCTGCATCGCGTGCGCCGTCCCGCCGCTCGCACACACTGCTGGGCTCGCCCGATGA